DNA sequence from the Molothrus ater isolate BHLD 08-10-18 breed brown headed cowbird chromosome W, BPBGC_Mater_1.1, whole genome shotgun sequence genome:
GTCGTCCTTGGGGACACAAAACACACACCCCAAGAAATTAATATTCCTCCGGGTCTCATATCATCAGACCCGAAACAATTTGTCATTTGGCTCCATTGTACTCACCCACCCGTGTACTTGCCCAAGGGCCAAATAATAGCCCAAGCCATCCCAGTGCCTGAGCCTCCATGGGACCAGGAGCAAGGAGACACTCTCAGAGATAAACTCCATCCCAATGTCTGCTGGACTCAGGtattgggaaaagaaaaacccaagcTATCATGTGGGTTGCACCGTGGTGGTGAGTACAAATCTATACAAGGACTTTTAGATACCGGAGCAGATGTTACGATCATTCCATCTAAAGAGTGGCCGTCACACTGGGAATTGCAAAACGTAGCAGGACACGTGCAAGGTGTAGGGGGCATTCAATTGGCAAGACAGTCAAAAAACGTTGTTCAAATTGAAGGACCTAATGGCAAAGTAGCTTCCATTCGCCCATTTGTTTTAGACTACACAGAGCCCCTCTGGGGCAGAGATTTAATGGTTCAATGGGGAACCACAATTGACATCCCAGAAAACCCGCAGGTTTTTCGGGGAGCGGTCGCTGAAGTGCGCCATGCCCAAAAATTGATTTGGAAAACTGATACTCCAATACGGGTAGTTCAGTGGCCGCtcaacaaaaccaaattaaaggCGCTTGAAGAGCTTGTACAAGAGCAGTTAAAGAAAGGTCACATTGTGGAGACCACGTCGCCGTGGAATTCGCCTgtctttgtcattaaaaaacccaacaaagacAAGTGGCGGCTTCTCCATGATCTCCGTCAAATCAACAACGTTATTGAGGACATGGGCTCCCTACAACCAGGGATGCCCTCACCAAGCATGCTTCCACAGAATTGGTCTTTAGCTGTAATTGACATCAAagattgtttttttcaaattcccctGCATCCTGACGATGCCCCGCGTTTTGCCTTTTCGGTTCCCACCATTAACCTGGAGGCCCCAATGAAGAGATACCACTGGAAAGTTCTCCCACAAGGTCTCAAAGTGAGTCCTGTGATTTGCCAGAGGTATGTCTCTTCCTTGTTGTCTCCAGTCCGTGAAGCTGCAGGAGATTCCATCATCCTGCActacatggatgacatcctggtgtgtgccccAAGTGATGACATGCTTACTCACACACTTGACCTGACAATCAATGCattggttgctgcagggttcgagctccaagaagaaaagattcaaaagatgccacctTGGAAGTACCTGGGTCTTGAAATTGGAAAGCGGACCATTGTGCCGCAAAAATTAACTATCAAACATGACATCAAAACCTTAGCGGATCTCCATCAACTTTGTGGATCCTTAAACTGGGTGAGACCTTGGCTAGGCATTTCCACCGAAGACCTagccccccttttcaatttgTTAAAAGGGGGAGATGACCTTAGTTCTCCTAGGACCCTCACCCAGGAAGCGAGAACCGCACTGGAGAAAGTTCAGGAAATAATGTCTACTAGACAGGCCCACAGGTGCCAGCAGGGTCTCCCCttcaaatttatcatcttaggCAAGttgccacacctccatgggatgatttttcagtgggaaaCTGTCCAGGCAAGGAAAGGTGACCAGGTCAAGAAAGATCCACTCTTAATTATAGAGTGGGTCTTTCTCAGTCACAACAGGTCAAAAAGGATGACAATGCCACAGGAGCTGATGGCAGAATTGATCCGGAAAGCAAGGATTCGGATCAGAGAATTGGCAGGGTGTGACTTTGACTGCATTTACATTTCCTTAAACCTGAAATCAGGCCATCTGTCTCAAGCAATGCTAGAGCAATTTTATCAAGAGAATGAAGCCTTGCAATTAGCGCTAGATAGCTACACAGGCCAAATTTCGATTCACCGACCGGCCCACAAAATTTTCAATTCAGATGTTCAGTTTTCATTATCACTGACAAGTATTCAGAGCAGGACACCTCTAAAAGCACTGACAGTTTTTACTGACGCGTCTGGTGCATCTCACAAGTCAGTGGTAACTTGGAAAGATCCCCAAACTCAACAGTGGGAAGCAGATATTGCCAAGGTGGAAGGATCACCCCAAATTGCTGAATTGGCCGCTGTAGTCAGAGCTTTTGAGAAGTTTCCCGAGCCTTTAAATGTAGTTACTGATTCAGCTTATGTTGCAGGTGTAGTGTCTAGGGCAGAGAATGCTGTGTTGCAAGAAGTTTCCAACATTCCTTTATATGAATTACTTTCCAAGTTAGTAAGAATTATCTCTTGCCGAGAACAACCCTTTTATGTGATGCATGTTaggtcacacacagacctgcCGGGGTTCATTGCAGAAGGTAACCGCAGAGCTGATGCTCTTGCCGCAGCAGCCAAGATGGCCCCGCTTCCAGATGTATTCCAACAAGCAAAGATCAGTCAtcaattttttcatcagaatgcaCCTGCCTTAGTTCGGCAATTCCACCTGAAGCACAAACAAGCCCAAGCCATCGTAGCCACGTGCCCTTCTTGTCAAAATCAGTCACTACCCACCTTAAGTGCAGGAGCAAACCCTAGGGGCTTACAGAGCTGCGAAGTGTAGCAGACAGATGTAACCCACATCCCATCATTTGGCAAATTTAAATATGTCCACGTCTCCGTGGATACCTTTTCTGGTGCCATCTATGCTTCTGCCCACACAAGGGAGAAAGCCAGTGAGGTAAAGAAGCATTTCATGCAAGCTTTTTCCACATTAGGAATCCCTAAGGTCATCAAAACAGACAATGGCCCAGCGTACAAGTCCAAAGACCTTcggagcttcctgcagcaatggggaatagaacacaaaacaggcatcccctattccccgacaggccaagctGTGGTGGAGAGAGCCCATCAGAACCtaaaaaaggttcttcaccgACAACGTGAAGTTATGAAAACGGAGACCCCTCAAATCCAGCTGTCCAAAGCGCTGTTCACACTGAATTTTTTGAACTGTACCTATGAAAACCTTAACCCACCTATTATAAGACATTTTAACGAGAACAGTCAGCACAAACTAAAAGTCCGTCCACCAGTCCTCATAAAGGACCCTGAAACTTGGAAAATAGAGGGGCCCCATGAGCTCGTAGTCTGGGGTAGGGGATATGCGTGCGTATCCACTCCCTCAGGCTTGAGATGGATCCCCTCCAGGTGGGTGAGACCGTACATTCCTAAGGTGTCAAAGGACAAAGCTACAACACAGGTAGCCAGTGCCTGCTGGAGGAGAAAGCGCCGTCAGACTCTTTAAAGTTAAATTGTTGTTGCCTGAACCTTATCCctaacaatttttattttcagttttagtGTTTTCCTTTGATCTGAACTCAGCCCTGGTGTCATCAGAATGAGCCCCATCCTTCCGTTGCTTCTGTTGACAGCCGTCCATCCAAGTCAGATGTGGATTGTTCCGCAGCCTCAGGCAAATGTGTGGACCACCCTCGCCAGAGTCCTCAACCAAGACCACATTTGTCTGTCAGCTTCTTCTGTGTCTGACCCGATGTCCACTTGCCTTGTGGGGATCCCATCTAAATATGATGAATTTCCGCCAGCATTAGCTGCTCCCCTTCTTCCAGTATATAATCCGTTATCCCCTTGGACAAAATTAATTGATAGACAAGCAGTAGCAGAAAAAGAACCCCAAGAATTTGAACTCCTTGGTTCTGCCAAGGCATTCTATTGTGTTCAGTTCATGTTTACACCAAAAGATCAAGTAAACTTGTACCATGAAGTTAAACAGTTTAAAGTGAATTATACAGCAAAATTTTGGTGTAAGAAAATTTCCCAAGTAGGAATACCTTCTACCCCTGATAATAAGCCCCGTGCCCTCCCTAAAGGGTTTTTCCTCATTTGTGGTGACAGGGCATGGGCAGGCATCCCCTCTCGTCTAATCGGAGGTCCATGCACCATTGGAAAGCTGAGCCTGTTTAcacccaacaaaacccaaatcatGGATTGGCGAACCAAAACCAGCGCTCGCAATTCGGCCCGCAAAAAGAGAGATTTAAGGAATCTGGACCCAAATTGCGATTCTGAAATTGTACATTGGTCCAAACCAAAAGGAGTTGCGATCACCGTGTTTTTGCCATGGGTATCTGCAGCTAAAGCTCTAGGTGAATTATCACAGCTAGAGTGTTGGGTTGCTAAACAGGCCAATATTACATCAGCTGCACTTTCAGACCTCCTGGCAGACGATGAAACAACAAGGCAAGCCACCCTACAAAATCGtgctgcaattgattttcttctcttgctaCATAATCATCGTTGTGAGGAGTTTGAAGGTCTCTGTTGCATGAATCTGTCATCCAAAGCTGAAAATGTCCACAAAATCATTGGGAAGATGCAACAGATGGTCCAAGACATCAAGCAAGAAACAGCAGACTGGATGGACGGACTTTTTCAAGGATGGGGACTCTCGGGCTGGGTCAGATCCATattgaaatctgtatttttagttttgtttgttcttcttGTTATTTTGATCAGTTTTGGGATCATCAAGAGCATTGTGACCAAACTGATATCGAAAGCTATTTCCCCTTTAGAGATCAATCAGGTGACTGTTCCTGCCTCTTctgaggaagagacagaaacctctgcagaaTTTACAAAACAGCCTTGGTTTGCTGATGCTTGATATCACTCCGAGCTGAAATTTAATGTTTAGGTgcctctccttttttatttaaacgAAAAGAGGGAGatgttgtagtgtgtttttatattttgtaatactttgaagtagttttgttttgtattccaatatttttcccaaatggtttatcccagactgtactcccctccctttatctgtgttatccctctcctgggatgagatcattccctaaacccccaccctggctctctgtctatcactcagcatcccagccccccatccagaagtttcggtccaagttgtcgagtgatttgccagaggccaggggtcagccccccaggcctagTCCCATATGCTGTCCGATATGCCTGTCCCCCAGTATCTATCCCCCAGAGATACCTATTGGTCAGTAAATGTTATCTGCTTTTGGTTTCCTCCCCCCTTTAAATGTGAACTCCGGACATcccccggggctctcggcaggaggccccctggGGTGCAGGAGTTCCTGCGGGACTCCTTAATAAAACCTTGGACTAACCCCTGCTGAGAGTCGGCCCcttctcttctaccgatgtctctgctgtctctgctgcgGCGAAGGCAACCAGCCTAAGTGCCCTCAataccctcggggcacagagagtgtctccctgctgtcggccgtgtcggggctgccctccccggtgtctgccgactcgggactggcccagggttcctgagaggctcgcagagagactGAGACAGATGGGAACTCGGCACCAGCTGATAACTGCTCTGTCCATTGACTTTAATAATGAGAATGTTTATCGTGTTCCCACAGGCAAGCATGGGCCAAAAGGGTGGttcttttgacattttaattatAGGTGACACTCTCCATGGCCCAGAGGAAATCTTTGTTGTTCCAGAAGTACAGACAGTGCACCCAGGACAAGAAATctctgtccagctctgctgcacgGACTTACCATTTTTACCTTTCACGGGGAACTCTGATTGCACAAGCCTTTCTACTCCCAAAGAATCACGGGGAAAACCTTCCTCTCAACCCTACAGCAATGTGGGCACGAGTTTTGGGTCCAAGTAAGCCTGCCATCGAGTGTGGTTTTACCTGCAGCGGAGAGAAGATCCACCGaccagggatgctggacaccAGTGCCGACGTGATCATCATGGCCCGCTCAGAATGGCCAGCACACTGGGAACTACAACCGGTAGCAGGCATGATTTCAGGGATTGGTGGAGCTACAGTATCCATGCGAAGCAAGAACAACATCCTCATTGGAGGGCCTGAAGGCAAGTTGGCAACCATCCGCCCATTCGTGGTAAGGGCCCCCATCACCCTTTGGGGCAGGGATGTTCTATCCCAATGGAAGGCTTCCCTACGTATTCCCAGTTGGGATTTCTAATCAAGGCCACTGAGGAGAGCGCACACTACCAGATACCCCTTGGCTCACCTGGAAATGCCAAGACCCGATCTAGATGGAACAGTGGCCCCTCTCTAAAGTCAAACTGCTCGCACTACAAGCCCTCATGGAAAAACAGCTTGCCAAAGGCCACATCATCGAGACTACcagcccttggaactctccagtcTTCATACTGCAAAAACCTGGAACAGACAGGTGGAGGCTCCTCCACGACTTT
Encoded proteins:
- the LOC118701493 gene encoding uncharacterized protein LOC118701493, with the protein product MSPILPLLLLTAVHPSQMWIVPQPQANVWTTLARVLNQDHICLSASSVSDPMSTCLVGIPSKYDEFPPALAAPLLPVYNPLSPWTKLIDRQAVAEKEPQEFELLGSAKAFYCVQFMFTPKDQVNLYHEVKQFKVNYTAKFWCKKISQVGIPSTPDNKPRALPKGFFLICGDRAWAGIPSRLIGGPCTIGKLSLFTPNKTQIMDWRTKTSARNSARKKRDLRNLDPNCDSEIVHWSKPKGVAITVFLPWVSAAKALGELSQLECWVAKQANITSAALSDLLADDETTRQATLQNRAAIDFLLLLHNHRCEEFEGLCCMNLSSKAENVHKIIGKMQQMVQDIKQETADWMDGLFQGWGLSGWVRSILKSVFLVLFVLLVILISFGIIKSIVTKLISKAISPLEINQVTVPASSEEETETSAEFTKQPWFADA